A window from Schistosoma haematobium chromosome 3, whole genome shotgun sequence encodes these proteins:
- a CDS encoding hypothetical protein (EggNog:ENOG41KOG3653~COG:T) — translation MLHHLYTCLTDHMLIFVMFYLIYFTNYAKVDGISCASGFQAHSDGVRSRQCTADVRHCLITLSRESTYEPYNPHSFDCWPWPELENKCPTVRGVCHVLHKSKDDLLETCCCYDHMCNNETLTIVPMSEDLVPGDHHKSGLDHFGLRVPDNDLNVVVASQDFPNSGVISPQRSDSYEDPSDNRLQIDALRIFVICGVLLSTVCTVILLVFCLSPRYKKVRMKFFLACNHPSPSSQYFQNSLDSRVHGALSIVDCFHCPKSSSFKSSFASGCVVTYPVKKSEISRHSISNGDHLHQAGSCIESLGSGFVFCDISETESNVKELANLQLVAKLCHKEKLIGRGRFAEVWLANVPSSLFTHQLKITQDLLNYKNHNNENGSSRKFHQSSTNGSILGHNSNMNSSWHLLCCQQDSRLTTMPNTMLKCLNPNTSFTFVDTHPETSLDYLYSEKSETSVSSKKETKDRTDDKENIHHAETSTSPLLLSTRTVSSIDVKNSLINNFATSDESPMPVAVKTFTANEYDAWKTELGIFKAIHSINRRLPAIISSTAPTAPTTINTTATITITTSTATTNNNTSNNSTTTTDTVGTTSTMNSFSIKCVHQMLRHIGHPNIVLLLGAGSVQLCRSTITEYRLVMEFASGGSLRQLLSQGVWLSFTKILKISDDIVQGLGFLHSDLVNRQQSNGHQIIYGKYPVAHRDLKPENILIRFDGTVCLSDFGQSVCLAENSPNSPTSNNSCGTSLQDVLTTTYSVSSALESMPKAGTLRYQAPEIIDGAISFTGWALLRTDIYSLGLVLWELLTAALLPVDHENASEGNYETHNIDFKLNDSPENASPSIGSDLCLMNSIHPEFDHLDPHNPVNVDYRAPEHRKMRKRHHWLPYEKELGSLCNSSAALQQLVCLEKYRPAGHPSWFNSTLITHFYRTINECWDHDPEARLTADCILKRIRFLKSQMNKTKKSD, via the exons ATGCTACATCATCTGTATACGTGTTTAACGG ATCACATGCTCATATTTGTCATGTTTTACCtgatttattttacaaattacgCTAAGGTTGACGGAATAAGTTGTGCTTCTGGTTTCCAAGCACACAGTGATGGCGTCAGAAGTAGACAATGCACTGCCGATGTACGACATTGTTTGATTACACTTAGTCGTGAATCAACATATGAACCTTACAACCCACATAGTTTTGATTGTTGGCCATGGCCAGAATTG GAAAACAAGTGTCCTACCGTTAGGGGAGTATGCCACGTTCTTCATAAATCTAAGGATGATTTGCTCGAAACTTGCTGTTGTTATGATCATATGTGCAATAATGAAACTTTGACAATCGTACCTATGTCTGAAGATCTCG TTCCAGGTGATCATCACAAAAGTGGTCTTGATCACTTTGGTTTACGGGTTCCTGATAATGATTTGAATGTAGTTGTAGCATCTCAGGATTTTCCAAACTCAGGCGTTATTTCCCCCCAGCGTTCAGATTCGTACGAAGATCCTTCAGATAATCGATTACAGATAGATGCATTAAGAATATTTGTCATTTGTGGTGTATTACTTTCAACTGTATGCACAGTTATTTTACTGGTGTTTTGTTTATCTCCTCGATACAAAAAAGTCCGGATGAAATTTTTCCTTGCATGCAATCATCCATCTCCATCTTCACAATATTTTCAAAACAGTTTAGACAGTCGTGTTCATGGCGCACTATCAATTGTTGATTGTTTCCATTGTCCAAAAAGCTCGTCTTTCAAATCATCCTTTGCCAGTGGTTGTGTTGTAACGTATCCTGTGAAAAAATCGGAGATTTCACGTCACAGTATTTCAAACGGTGATCATTTACACCAAGCGGGTTCCTGTATTGAATCACTAGGTAGTGGATTCGTTTTCTGTGATATATCGGAAACTGAATCGAATGTGAAAGAATTAGCTAATTTGCAG CTTGTGGCTAAGTTGTGTCATAAAGAAAAACTAATTGGTCGTGGTCGTTTTGCAGAAGTATGGCTTGCTAATGTTCCTTCTTCATTATTTACACATCAATTAAAAATAACTCaagatttattaaattataaaaatcataataacgAAAATGGTAGTAGTAGAAAATTTCATCAGTCGTCAACAAATGGATCTATTCTTGGTCATAATTCAAATATGAATTCATCTTGGCATCTGTTATGCTGTCAACAGGATAGTAGATTAACTACAATGCCTAATACTATGTTGAAATGTCTCAATCcaaatacatcatttacatTTGTCGATACTCACCCGGAAACATCTCTGGATTATTTGTACAG TGAGAAGAGTGAAACTTCAGTTTCTtcgaaaaaagaaacaaaagatCGTACTGATGACAAGGAAAATATACATCATGCGGAAACATCTACCTCtcctttattattatcaaccaGAACAGTTTCATCTATTGATGTAAAAAATTCACTAATAAACAATTTTGCTACGAGTGATGAGTCCCCTATGCCTGTGGCCGTAAAAACATTCACTGCTAATGAATATGATGCATGGAAAACAGAATTGGGGATTTTCAAGGCTATCCATTCAATAAACAGACGATTACCTGCAATTATTTCTAGTACTGCTCCTACTGCTCCAACTACTATCAATACTACTGCTACAATAACAATCACTACTAGTActgctactactaataataacacTAGTAATAATAGCACTACTACCACTGACACTGTCGGTACAACAAGCACTATGAATTCCTTCAGTATCAAATGTGTGCACCAAATGTTAAGACATATTGGGCATCCTAATATTGTTTTACTATTAGGAGCAGGATCG GTTCAACTTTGTCGATCCACAATCACAGAATATCGTTTAGTTATGGAATTCGCTTCAGGTGGTTCACTGCGTCAACTTTTATCACAAGGTGTTTGGTTATCATTTACTAAAATACTAAAAATATCTGATGATATTGTACAAGGTCTAGGCTTTCTACACAGTGATTTAGTGAATAGACAACAATCCAATGGTCATCAAATTATATACGGTAAATATCCAGTGGCTCATCGTGATTTGAAACCAGAAAATATATTAATACGTTTTGATGGAACTGTTTGTTTGTCGGACTTTGGACAGTCTGTATGTCTGGCAGAAAACTCACCCAATAGTCCAACATCAAACAATTCGTGTGGAACGTCGTTACAAGATGTGTTAACTACGACGTATTCAGTTAGTTCAGCATTGGAGTCTATGCCGAAG GCTGGAACTTTAAGATATCAGGCCCCAGAAATTATTGATGGTGCTATATCTTTCACTGGATGGGCTTTATTGCGTACCGATATATATTCTTTGGGATTGGTCTTATGGGAGTTGCTCACAGCTGCTCTTCTACCTGTTGACCATGAAAATGCTTCAGAAGGCAATTATGAGACTCACAATATTGATTTTAAGTTGAACGACTCTCCTGAAAACGCGTCCCCTTCGATTGGTTCAGATTTATGTTTGATGAATAGTATCCACCCTGAGTTTGACCATCTGGACCCACACAACCCTGTAAATGTAGATTATCGTGCACCAGAACATAGAAAAATGAGAAAGCGGCACCACTGGCTACCCTATGAAAAGGAACTGGGATCATTGTGTAATTCTTCAGCTGCTTTACAACAGCTTGTATGTCTGGAAAAATATCGTCCAGCTGGCCATCCGTCTTGGTTTAATTCAACT ttGATTACTCATTTTTATCGTACAATTAATGAATGTTGGGATCATGATCCAGAGGCGCGTCTTACAGCTGATTGTATTTTAAAACGAATTCGATTTTTAAAAAGTCAGatgaataaaacaaagaaaTCAGATtaa
- a CDS encoding hypothetical protein (EggNog:ENOG41KOG3653~COG:T) produces MEFASGGSLRQLLSQGVWLSFTKILKISDDIVQGLGFLHSDLVNRQQSNGHQIIYGKYPVAHRDLKPENILIRFDGTVCLSDFGQSVCLAENSPNSPTSNNSCGTSLQDVLTTTYSVSSALESMPKAGTLRYQAPEIIDGAISFTGWALLRTDIYSLGLVLWELLTAALLPVDHENASEGNYETHNIDFKLNDSPENASPSIGSDLCLMNSIHPEFDHLDPHNPVNVDYRAPEHRKMRKRHHWLPYEKELGSLCNSSAALQQLVCLEKYRPAGHPSWFNSTLITHFYRTINECWDHDPEARLTADCILKRIRFLKSQMNKTKKSD; encoded by the exons ATGGAATTCGCTTCAGGTGGTTCACTGCGTCAACTTTTATCACAAGGTGTTTGGTTATCATTTACTAAAATACTAAAAATATCTGATGATATTGTACAAGGTCTAGGCTTTCTACACAGTGATTTAGTGAATAGACAACAATCCAATGGTCATCAAATTATATACGGTAAATATCCAGTGGCTCATCGTGATTTGAAACCAGAAAATATATTAATACGTTTTGATGGAACTGTTTGTTTGTCGGACTTTGGACAGTCTGTATGTCTGGCAGAAAACTCACCCAATAGTCCAACATCAAACAATTCGTGTGGAACGTCGTTACAAGATGTGTTAACTACGACGTATTCAGTTAGTTCAGCATTGGAGTCTATGCCGAAG GCTGGAACTTTAAGATATCAGGCCCCAGAAATTATTGATGGTGCTATATCTTTCACTGGATGGGCTTTATTGCGTACCGATATATATTCTTTGGGATTGGTCTTATGGGAGTTGCTCACAGCTGCTCTTCTACCTGTTGACCATGAAAATGCTTCAGAAGGCAATTATGAGACTCACAATATTGATTTTAAGTTGAACGACTCTCCTGAAAACGCGTCCCCTTCGATTGGTTCAGATTTATGTTTGATGAATAGTATCCACCCTGAGTTTGACCATCTGGACCCACACAACCCTGTAAATGTAGATTATCGTGCACCAGAACATAGAAAAATGAGAAAGCGGCACCACTGGCTACCCTATGAAAAGGAACTGGGATCATTGTGTAATTCTTCAGCTGCTTTACAACAGCTTGTATGTCTGGAAAAATATCGTCCAGCTGGCCATCCGTCTTGGTTTAATTCAACT ttGATTACTCATTTTTATCGTACAATTAATGAATGTTGGGATCATGATCCAGAGGCGCGTCTTACAGCTGATTGTATTTTAAAACGAATTCGATTTTTAAAAAGTCAGatgaataaaacaaagaaaTCAGATtaa